In a single window of the Magnolia sinica isolate HGM2019 chromosome 7, MsV1, whole genome shotgun sequence genome:
- the LOC131250552 gene encoding histone-lysine N-methyltransferase, H3 lysine-9 specific SUVH1-like, producing MSRPRFMWVTNGDVCPSKVSNLRPREKGRKRGDSTRSQPSRSGPSGNRRPSIALIEIGGSETDSDDNILSKKLNDEDDISPSPLIDSDRGLIEKTMITFNGLQQRLLHVNSAIESGRSAITRPDLVVGAIMTSKGLYVNMRKISRPTKGVTIGDIFFFRYEISLIGLHSTVMDVVDYMSLKFGNEEDIVAISLVSGPQKDDLDDPDVMVYMELKVVSDRSLQSGNLALEKSIYRKNEIRVIRYMKNQTTPTGRIYVYDGLYNIQATWIDRSKGHAIFKYKMLWILGHPNDIVIWKSIQRWKENLMLRPDMIQSNLSGRMENLPVYLVNNVNDEKGATHFKNSHRVNYLSPINSKRSRVRCNCKGTCVPSNPNCHCVRSNGGYLPYGPAGVFMSCKPFIYECGARCLCLSNSRNRVAHKGVWFRLEVFKTKNR from the coding sequence ATGTCGAGACCGCGGTTTATGTGGGTCACTAATGGTGATGTGTGCCCGTCAAAAGTGTCCAACTTAAGGCCACGAGAGAAGGGTAGAAAGAGGGGCGATTCCACTAGATCACAACCTTCAAGAAGTGGGCCAAGTGGGAATCGGAGGCCATCAATTGCTCTGATTGAAATTGGAGGCAGCGAGACTGACTCCGATGATAACATTCTGAGCAAGAAACTGAACGATGAGGATGACATTTCACCATCTCCGTTGATTGACAGTGATCGGGGCCTGATCGAGAAAACCATGATCACCTTCAACGGGCTCCAACAGAGGCTATTGCATGTCAATAGTGCCATTGAGTCAGGTCGTAGTGCCATTACACGACCCGATCTGGTGGTTGGGGCAATCATGACCAGTAAAGGGTTATATGTGAATATGAGGAAGATATCGAGGCCCACCAAAGGGGTCACAATCGGTGATATCTTCTTCTTCAGATATGAGATATCCTTGATTGGATTGCATTCAACGGTGATGGATGTGGTCGATTACATGAGCCTTAAGTTTGGAAATGAAGAAGACATCGTAGCCATTAGTTTGGTTTCTGGGCCCCAAAAAGATGATCTGGACGATCCAGATGTGATGGTTTACATGGAGCTGAAGGTGGTCAGTGATCGTTCACTCCAGAGCGGCAATCTGGCCTTAGAGAAGAGCATCTATCGAAAAAATGAGATCAGGGTCATCCGTTATATGAAGAATCAAACTACTCCAACGGGCAGGATCTACGTTTATGATGGCCTCTATAATATACAAGCGACTTGGATAGATAGATCCAAGGGCCACGCCATTTTCAAGTACAAAATGCTATGGATCTTGGGCCATCCCAACGACATTGTGATCTGGAAGTCCATCCAACGGTGGAAAGAGAATCTTATGTTGAGGCCTGACATGATCCAGTCTAACCTATCGGGCAGGATGGAAAATCTACCCGTCTATCTCGTGAACAACGTTAATGATGAGAAGGGCGCCACTCATTTCAAAAATAGTCATAGAGTCAATTACTTGAGTCCCATAAACTCCAAGAGATCAAGGGTCAGATGCAACTGCAAGGGTACGTGTGTCCCGAGCAATCCCAACTGCCATTGTGTGAGATCGAACGGTGGATATCTCCCATATGGCCCGGCTGGGGTGTTCATGAGCTGTAAACCATTCATATACGAGTGTGGGGCCAGGTGTTTGTGCTTGTCAAATTCTAGAAATAGAGTGGCTCATAAGGGTGTATGGTTCAGATTGGAGGTTTTCAAGACGAAAAATAGATGA